A window of the Alnus glutinosa chromosome 4, dhAlnGlut1.1, whole genome shotgun sequence genome harbors these coding sequences:
- the LOC133866484 gene encoding ABC transporter I family member 17-like yields the protein MPSLEEAQEHLLVVDVEDSGPDEGQAKFRIRDLTKESDAGVPILNGINVDIPKGVIVGIIGPSGSGKSTLLRALNRLWEPPLGTVFLDGHDICDLDVLSLRRKVGMLFQLPALFEGTVADNIRYGPQLKGKKLSDDEVYKLLRLADLDPSFFSKTGGELSVGQAQRVALARTVANKPEVLLLDEPTSALDPISTENIEDVLVNLKKKQGMTIIIVSHSIKQIQRIADIVCLLVKGEIVEVLEPHNLSEAKHPMAQRFLELS from the exons ATGCCTTCTCTAG AGGAGGCGCAGGAGCACCTACTGGTGGTGGACGTAGAAGATTCCGGTCCGGACGAAGGCCAAGCGAAATTTCGGATACGTGATCTGACAAAGGAATCGGACGCGGGGGTTCCGATACTGAACGGGATCAACGTGGACATTCCCAAGGGCGTGATCGTAGGGATCATAGGCCCCAGCGGGAGTGGCAAATCGACGCTGTTGAGGGCACTGAACCGCCTGTGGGAGCCTCCTTTGGGTACCGTCTTTCTGGACGGCCATGATATTTGCGATCTCGATGTGCTCAGCCTTCGTCGCAAGGTGGGCATGCTCTTCCAGCTTCCCGCTCTCTTCGAAG gCACAGTGGCAGACAACATACGATATGGACCACAATTGAAAGGGAAAAAGCTAAGTGATGACGAGGTTTACAAGTTGCTAAGGCTTGCAGACCTTGATCCCTCTTTTTTCAGTAAGACTGGTGGTGAGCTCTCTGTGGGACAAGCTCAAAGGGTTGCTCTGGCTAGGACCGTTGCTAATAAACCAGAG GTTCTGCTGCTGGACGAGCCAACAAGTGCCTTGGACCCAATATCGACGGAGAACATAGAGGATGTGCTTGTGAATCTGAAGAAGAAACAGGGGATGACAATTATAATCGTCTCTCACAGCATCAAACAAATCCAGAGGATTGCTGATATTGTCTGTCTCCTTGTCAAAGGTGAAATTGTTGAAGTGTTGGAACCTCATAATCTCTCAGAAGCCAAGCATCCCATGGCACAAAGATTTCTTGAGCTCAGCTGA